The proteins below come from a single Microbacterium sp. SLBN-154 genomic window:
- a CDS encoding amidase produces MSDLLGMSAVDLAAALRRRELGAVEVVRAALARAAATRELGAFVEVTAERALEQAARRDAAVPDGPLWGIPIADKDLVARAGVPTRYGSRTRADFVPTASDPLAAALDRADAVSIGKTSTSEFGLTGYTEPLGGGAWARDPWNPAHGAGGSSGGAAVAVAAGVLAIAPGSDGGGSIRIPAATVGVVGLKPSRGRLPLGSGLDAPDGLAVTGPIARTVEDAAFFLDALCALAPYDFSVRAADSPPFLPATAADPPRLRVGVTTVSPWDDDLEIAVDPAAIAALDEAARSLASEGHVVEDAAWRPHGYGPLFRVLWRASAARIPLTDDDLRMVEPLTAWLVREGRALDARGLLGALAEARVFERETIAAFAPYDVVLTPALAQTPRPIGWYDRDDPERGFAQQVEYAPFSSFVNVAGLPALVLPLVMAAGHPVSVQLIGRPGGERTILAAAAQLERLRGPLPRPPAP; encoded by the coding sequence GTGAGTGATCTCCTCGGGATGTCGGCGGTCGATCTGGCCGCAGCGCTGCGACGCCGCGAGCTCGGCGCGGTCGAGGTCGTCCGGGCCGCCCTCGCGCGGGCCGCGGCGACGCGCGAGCTGGGGGCCTTCGTCGAGGTGACCGCCGAACGGGCCCTCGAACAGGCTGCGCGCCGCGACGCGGCCGTGCCGGACGGGCCGCTCTGGGGCATCCCGATCGCCGACAAGGATCTGGTGGCACGCGCCGGGGTCCCCACCCGGTATGGCTCCCGCACCCGCGCGGACTTCGTACCGACCGCATCGGACCCGCTCGCCGCCGCCCTGGATCGGGCGGACGCCGTGAGCATCGGGAAGACCAGCACCTCGGAGTTCGGTCTGACGGGGTACACCGAGCCGCTCGGAGGCGGAGCCTGGGCGCGCGACCCGTGGAACCCCGCCCACGGAGCGGGCGGTTCGAGCGGCGGCGCCGCGGTGGCGGTGGCGGCGGGCGTGCTGGCGATCGCGCCGGGGTCGGACGGCGGCGGATCGATCCGGATCCCGGCGGCCACCGTGGGTGTGGTGGGACTGAAGCCGTCGCGGGGTCGCCTCCCCCTCGGGTCGGGCCTGGACGCACCGGACGGACTCGCGGTCACGGGGCCCATCGCCCGGACGGTCGAGGATGCGGCGTTCTTCCTCGACGCGCTGTGCGCACTCGCTCCCTACGACTTCTCGGTGCGTGCGGCCGATTCGCCGCCGTTCCTACCGGCGACGGCCGCAGACCCGCCTCGCCTTCGCGTGGGCGTCACCACCGTGTCGCCGTGGGATGACGACCTCGAGATCGCTGTGGACCCCGCGGCGATCGCCGCGCTCGATGAGGCCGCGAGAAGCCTCGCGTCCGAAGGACACGTGGTGGAGGATGCCGCGTGGCGACCGCACGGCTACGGACCGCTCTTCCGGGTGCTGTGGCGCGCAAGCGCTGCCCGCATCCCTCTCACCGATGACGACCTGCGGATGGTCGAACCGCTCACCGCCTGGCTCGTGCGCGAGGGACGCGCCCTCGACGCCCGGGGTCTGCTCGGCGCCCTCGCCGAGGCACGCGTCTTCGAGCGGGAGACGATCGCCGCGTTCGCGCCCTACGACGTCGTCCTCACCCCGGCGCTCGCGCAGACGCCGCGTCCCATCGGCTGGTACGACCGCGACGACCCCGAGCGGGGCTTCGCCCAGCAGGTGGAGTACGCGCCCTTCAGCAGCTTCGTCAACGTCGCCGGCCTTCCGGCACTCGTGCTCCCCCTGGTGATGGCCGCCGGGCACCCGGTCAGCGTGCAGCTCATCGGCCGCCCGGGCGGCGAGCGGACGATCCTCGCCGCCGCCGCGCAGCTCGAGCGTCTTCGCGGGCCGCTCCCCCGTCCCCCGGCGCCCTGA
- the epsC gene encoding serine O-acetyltransferase EpsC, translated as MILTRALARVREDLAAAKLRDPAARGALEIALLYPGLHAIWAHRVWHALWRRRLRFAARLGSQVTRWVTGIEIHPGAVIGRRFFIDHGMGVVIGETAEVGDDVMLYHGVTLGGRQREGGKRHPTLLDGVAVGAGAKILGPITIGARSVVGANAVVTKDAPADSVLVGVPAKPRARREGMDTRAVLTAPEYVI; from the coding sequence ATGATCCTCACCCGAGCCCTCGCACGCGTGCGCGAAGACCTCGCCGCGGCGAAGCTGCGCGACCCCGCCGCGCGCGGCGCGCTCGAGATCGCTCTGCTCTACCCGGGCCTTCACGCGATCTGGGCGCACCGCGTCTGGCACGCGCTCTGGCGGCGACGCCTGCGTTTCGCCGCGCGGCTCGGCTCGCAGGTGACCCGCTGGGTCACGGGAATCGAGATCCACCCGGGAGCGGTCATCGGCCGCCGCTTCTTCATCGACCACGGCATGGGGGTCGTCATCGGCGAGACCGCCGAGGTGGGCGACGACGTGATGCTCTACCACGGGGTCACCCTCGGCGGGCGGCAGCGCGAGGGGGGGAAGCGTCACCCCACGCTGCTCGACGGCGTGGCCGTCGGTGCGGGCGCGAAGATCCTCGGACCGATCACGATCGGAGCCCGGTCGGTCGTCGGCGCGAACGCGGTGGTGACCAAGGACGCCCCCGCCGACAGCGTGCTGGTGGGGGTACCCGCCAAGCCCCGGGCGCGGCGCGAGGGAATGGACACCCGCGCCGTCCTGACCGCCCCGGAGTATGTGATCTGA
- the cysK gene encoding cysteine synthase A, with translation MSAIHSDITTAFGGTPLVRLNALTEGLEAEVVTKLEFYNPGASVKCRLGIALIDAAEASGELRPGGTIVESTSGNTGIALALVGAARGYRVILTMPASMSKERRTLLKAYGAELVLTDPYKGMTEAVRTAKQIAADTPGAVLARQFEHPANPEIHRRTTAEEIWRDTDGRVDYFVAGSGTGGTVTGVGRVLKERNPDVRVVLVQPKDSPVLTEGRAGGHRIQGIGPNFVPDVLDRSVVDEIVDADFDDAIRVARDLATREGILAGMSAGAAVSAALQIARRPEASGKRIVVIVPDSGERYLSTAMYADLREEQAVPA, from the coding sequence GTGTCCGCCATCCATTCCGACATCACCACCGCGTTCGGCGGCACGCCGCTCGTACGGCTGAACGCCCTCACCGAGGGCCTCGAGGCCGAGGTCGTCACCAAGCTGGAGTTCTACAACCCCGGCGCGAGCGTCAAATGCCGCCTCGGCATCGCGCTCATCGACGCCGCGGAGGCGTCGGGGGAACTCCGGCCCGGCGGCACGATCGTGGAGTCCACGAGCGGGAACACCGGCATCGCCCTCGCGCTCGTCGGCGCCGCTCGCGGCTATCGCGTCATCCTCACGATGCCCGCGTCGATGTCGAAGGAGCGTCGGACGCTCCTGAAGGCCTACGGGGCCGAACTGGTCCTCACCGATCCGTACAAGGGGATGACGGAGGCCGTCCGCACGGCTAAGCAGATCGCCGCCGACACCCCCGGCGCGGTGCTCGCCCGCCAGTTCGAGCATCCGGCCAATCCGGAGATCCACCGTCGCACGACCGCGGAGGAGATCTGGCGCGACACCGACGGTCGCGTGGACTACTTCGTCGCAGGATCGGGCACCGGCGGCACGGTCACCGGCGTCGGTCGCGTGCTGAAGGAGCGGAACCCCGACGTCAGGGTCGTCCTCGTGCAGCCGAAGGACTCCCCCGTTCTCACCGAGGGGCGAGCGGGCGGGCACCGCATCCAGGGCATCGGCCCCAACTTCGTTCCCGACGTGCTCGATCGCAGCGTCGTCGACGAGATCGTCGACGCCGACTTCGACGACGCGATCCGGGTCGCCCGCGACCTGGCCACCCGCGAGGGCATCCTCGCCGGAATGTCGGCGGGCGCCGCGGTGAGCGCGGCGCTGCAGATCGCCCGTCGTCCCGAAGCGTCCGGGAAGCGGATCGTCGTCATCGTGCCGGACTCGGGCGAGCGCTACCTCTCCACCGCGATGTACGCGGACCTCCGCGAAGAACAGGCGGTACCGGCATGA
- the cysK gene encoding cysteine synthase A, with protein sequence MPGIHPDITSAFGDTPLVRLNRVTEGLPGTVIAKLEFYNPASSVKDRLGIAIVDAAEASGELAPGGTIVEATSGNTGIALAMVGAARGYRVILAMPSSMSIERRILLRAYGAEVVLTDPAGGMKGAVAKAQEIVAETPGAVLARQFENEANPAIHRKTTAEEILRDTDGAVDYLVAGIGTGGTITGVGQVLKERVPGVKIVAVEPADSPLLTTGTPGPHKIQGIGPNFIPAILDRGVIDEVFDVEFDDAVATARDVGAREGILVGISSGAAVWAALQLAARPEAAGKNIVVIIPSFGERYLSTPLYADLRED encoded by the coding sequence ATGCCCGGCATCCACCCCGACATCACGTCCGCCTTCGGCGACACGCCGCTCGTCCGACTGAACCGGGTCACCGAGGGGCTCCCCGGCACGGTCATCGCGAAGCTGGAGTTCTACAACCCGGCGTCCAGCGTCAAGGACCGCCTCGGGATCGCGATCGTCGACGCGGCGGAGGCCTCCGGTGAGCTCGCACCCGGCGGCACGATCGTCGAGGCCACGAGCGGCAACACCGGCATCGCGCTGGCGATGGTCGGAGCCGCGCGCGGCTACCGGGTCATCCTGGCGATGCCGTCGTCGATGTCGATCGAGCGCCGTATTCTGCTGCGCGCATACGGGGCCGAGGTCGTCTTGACCGATCCCGCCGGTGGCATGAAGGGCGCGGTCGCGAAGGCGCAGGAGATCGTGGCCGAGACTCCCGGCGCGGTCCTCGCCCGCCAGTTCGAGAACGAGGCCAACCCGGCCATCCACCGAAAGACCACCGCCGAGGAGATCCTTCGCGACACCGACGGTGCCGTCGACTACCTCGTCGCCGGAATCGGCACCGGCGGCACCATCACCGGCGTCGGGCAGGTGCTGAAGGAGCGCGTCCCCGGCGTGAAGATCGTCGCGGTCGAGCCGGCTGATTCGCCTCTGCTGACCACGGGCACCCCCGGGCCCCACAAGATCCAGGGGATCGGCCCGAACTTCATCCCCGCCATCCTCGACCGGGGCGTCATCGACGAGGTGTTCGACGTCGAGTTCGATGACGCCGTCGCCACGGCGCGTGACGTGGGCGCCCGCGAGGGCATCCTCGTCGGGATCTCGTCGGGCGCCGCGGTGTGGGCTGCGCTGCAGCTCGCGGCCCGCCCCGAGGCGGCGGGAAAGAACATCGTCGTCATCATCCCGTCGTTCGGCGAGCGCTACCTCTCCACGCCGCTGTACGCCGATCTCCGAGAGGACTGA
- the prmC gene encoding peptide chain release factor N(5)-glutamine methyltransferase, with product MNSSSAAIPLADALRDARARLERAGVGGADVDAELLAGHVLGLGRGEVQASAIRGARLDAAQRSRFDALVDQRATRVPLQHLTGRAPFRHLELRVGPGVFVPRPETEMVAQLAIDALRAAASPEPIAVDLGTGSGAIALAVATEVPHARVHAAENDVEAFLWAKENFAAVGAPNARVAFADLATAFGELDGTVSVLVSNPPYVPDDAVPRDPEVRFFDPPAALYGGPDGLDVVRVLSGVGRRLLHPGGVLIVEHGEWQGADIRALLTADGWRAAATHRDLTLRDRATTALRP from the coding sequence ATGAACAGCTCCTCCGCCGCGATCCCCCTCGCCGACGCGCTTCGCGACGCCCGAGCACGGCTCGAGCGCGCCGGCGTCGGCGGTGCCGACGTCGATGCCGAACTGCTCGCCGGACACGTCCTGGGACTCGGTCGGGGCGAGGTGCAGGCGTCCGCCATCCGCGGTGCACGCCTGGACGCCGCCCAGCGCTCCCGGTTCGACGCCCTCGTCGATCAACGGGCGACGCGTGTGCCGCTGCAGCATCTGACCGGACGCGCCCCCTTCCGTCATCTGGAGCTGCGCGTGGGCCCGGGGGTCTTCGTCCCCCGCCCCGAGACCGAGATGGTCGCCCAACTGGCGATCGACGCCCTCCGCGCGGCTGCATCACCCGAGCCGATCGCCGTCGATCTCGGCACCGGCAGCGGCGCGATCGCTCTCGCCGTGGCGACCGAGGTTCCCCACGCCCGGGTGCACGCTGCCGAGAACGACGTCGAGGCGTTCCTCTGGGCCAAGGAGAACTTCGCCGCCGTGGGCGCTCCGAACGCGCGTGTCGCGTTCGCCGACCTCGCTACCGCGTTCGGTGAGCTCGACGGAACCGTCTCCGTGCTGGTCTCCAACCCGCCCTACGTTCCCGACGACGCGGTGCCCCGCGACCCGGAGGTGCGGTTCTTCGATCCGCCCGCCGCGCTCTACGGCGGTCCCGACGGACTCGATGTCGTCCGCGTGCTCAGCGGCGTCGGACGCCGACTGCTGCATCCGGGTGGGGTGCTCATCGTCGAGCACGGGGAGTGGCAGGGTGCCGACATCCGCGCGCTGCTGACGGCGGACGGATGGCGCGCTGCGGCCACCCACCGGGATCTCACCCTCCGGGATCGCGCGACCACCGCGCTGCGTCCCTGA
- a CDS encoding L-threonylcarbamoyladenylate synthase, translating into MSTLFDCRDDEQLLPGMRQARQAISRGDLVVMPTDTVYGVAADAFNARAVQRLLDAKGRGRQSPPPVLVAGQATLRALVAEVPEPVERLVAEFWPGGLTIVLPSQPSLSWDLGETHGTVAVRMPAHRIALELLEEAGPLAVSSANLTGQPAAVRIDEAQAMLGDSIAVYLDGGPADVGVASTIVDATPLVVRGAEPRVRILRDGAIGRDRLREVLGELLEDPEPAPAGDDE; encoded by the coding sequence ATGTCTACCCTCTTCGACTGCCGTGACGACGAGCAGCTCCTTCCCGGAATGCGGCAGGCCCGACAGGCCATCAGCCGCGGCGACCTCGTCGTGATGCCCACCGACACCGTCTACGGCGTGGCCGCCGATGCGTTCAACGCCCGTGCCGTGCAGCGGCTGCTCGACGCCAAGGGCCGGGGCCGCCAGTCGCCGCCGCCGGTGCTCGTGGCGGGACAGGCGACGCTGCGGGCACTGGTGGCGGAAGTCCCCGAGCCGGTCGAACGCCTGGTCGCGGAGTTCTGGCCGGGCGGTCTGACCATCGTCCTGCCCTCTCAGCCGTCGCTGTCGTGGGACCTCGGCGAGACCCACGGCACCGTCGCGGTGCGCATGCCCGCGCACCGCATCGCGCTGGAACTGCTGGAGGAGGCCGGCCCCCTGGCCGTCTCCAGCGCCAACCTCACCGGACAGCCGGCGGCCGTGCGGATCGATGAGGCCCAGGCCATGCTCGGCGACAGCATCGCGGTCTACCTCGACGGCGGACCCGCCGACGTCGGGGTCGCCTCGACCATCGTCGACGCCACGCCCCTGGTGGTGCGCGGCGCCGAGCCTCGGGTGCGGATCCTCCGCGACGGCGCGATCGGTCGCGATCGTCTGCGCGAGGTGCTGGGCGAGCTGCTGGAGGATCCGGAGCCGGCGCCGGCGGGCGACGACGAGTGA
- a CDS encoding MraY family glycosyltransferase, producing MKQYVFTVLFTATVTFVLTWVVWRLSLRFKLYPGIRERDVHKTPTPRLGGVAMFLGVVAAFLVSSQNPFFSIVWLEPRTVIAILVATALIVIVGVADDLFDLDWMVKLGAQFVAAGIIAWFGGLQIYTLPIGDLIIGSGWQSFLLTVLSIVIVMNAVNFIDGLDGLVAGVCLIANVVFFAYSYLLARDTGQNTYFNLATLIAAVLIGACIGFLPLNWSPAKLFMGDSGALMLGLLMACSAISITGQLSPELLDPERFGRSQLLGAFIPIILPIVVVLLPLLDFGLAVIRRMRAGKSPFSPDRKHLHHRMLDMGHSDRDAVLIFYSWTAVVSLAVLLMYVGTQEEWPGDYLLGVALGAVGVVACLVVTLLPARQRGRSAADVPQEAS from the coding sequence GTGAAGCAGTATGTCTTCACGGTCCTCTTCACCGCCACGGTCACCTTCGTGCTGACCTGGGTGGTCTGGCGACTGAGTCTGCGCTTCAAGCTGTATCCCGGCATCCGCGAGCGCGATGTGCACAAGACCCCCACCCCGCGCCTCGGGGGAGTGGCGATGTTCCTGGGGGTGGTCGCCGCCTTCCTGGTGTCGTCGCAGAACCCCTTCTTCTCCATCGTCTGGCTCGAGCCGCGCACCGTCATCGCGATCCTCGTCGCGACCGCTCTCATCGTCATCGTCGGGGTCGCGGACGACCTGTTCGATCTGGATTGGATGGTCAAGCTCGGTGCGCAGTTCGTCGCGGCGGGCATCATCGCGTGGTTCGGCGGGCTGCAGATCTACACACTGCCGATCGGCGACCTCATCATCGGCTCCGGCTGGCAGAGCTTCCTCCTCACCGTCCTGTCGATCGTGATCGTCATGAACGCGGTCAACTTCATCGACGGTCTGGACGGTCTGGTCGCCGGAGTCTGCCTCATCGCGAATGTCGTGTTCTTCGCGTACTCCTACCTGCTCGCCCGCGACACGGGGCAGAACACCTACTTCAACCTCGCCACCCTGATCGCGGCCGTGCTGATCGGGGCGTGCATCGGCTTCCTGCCGCTGAACTGGAGCCCGGCGAAACTGTTCATGGGCGATTCCGGAGCCCTGATGCTCGGTCTCCTCATGGCCTGCTCGGCGATCTCGATCACCGGGCAGCTCTCGCCCGAGCTGCTCGACCCCGAGCGCTTCGGCCGCTCCCAGCTGCTGGGTGCCTTCATCCCGATCATCCTGCCCATCGTGGTCGTGCTGCTGCCGCTGCTCGATTTCGGCCTGGCCGTCATCCGGCGCATGCGTGCCGGAAAATCGCCGTTCTCGCCCGACCGAAAGCACCTGCACCACCGCATGCTCGACATGGGGCACAGCGATCGCGACGCGGTGCTCATCTTCTATTCGTGGACCGCCGTGGTCAGTCTCGCGGTGCTGCTGATGTACGTCGGCACCCAGGAGGAATGGCCGGGAGACTATCTCCTGGGCGTCGCCCTGGGTGCTGTCGGCGTCGTCGCCTGCCTCGTGGTCACCCTTCTCCCCGCTCGCCAGCGCGGCCGCAGCGCCGCCGACGTCCCCCAGGAAGCCTCATGA
- the atpB gene encoding F0F1 ATP synthase subunit A, whose translation MIANASSSDGEFHPPSISDFFPPNILEGLGLPIEFTRINLVQVLATIVLILVFVIGTRRMRIVPTRFQSVVEMGLDFVRVNIAHDLLGRKDGDRFLPLLTTMFFMILFMNITGIIPGLNIAGTSVIAVPLLLAIVSYVTFIYAGLRKSPKNFIKNSLFPSGVPPFLYIIVTPLEFLSTFIIRPVTLTLRLLMNMIVGHLMLVLFFSATQFFLFTADGLWKAFGVGTLAFGLAFTLFEMLVAFLQAYVFTILTAVYIQLAVAEEH comes from the coding sequence CTGATCGCGAATGCCTCGTCGTCCGACGGTGAGTTCCACCCGCCCTCGATCTCGGACTTCTTCCCGCCGAACATCCTCGAGGGCCTCGGGCTTCCGATCGAGTTCACGCGCATCAACCTCGTGCAGGTGCTCGCGACGATCGTGCTCATCCTCGTCTTCGTCATCGGCACGCGCCGCATGCGGATCGTCCCGACCCGCTTCCAGAGCGTGGTCGAGATGGGCCTGGACTTCGTCCGGGTCAACATCGCGCACGACCTGCTCGGGCGCAAGGACGGCGACCGCTTCCTGCCGCTGCTGACCACGATGTTCTTCATGATCCTGTTCATGAACATCACCGGGATCATCCCGGGGCTGAACATCGCAGGAACGAGCGTCATCGCGGTACCGCTGCTGCTGGCGATCGTGTCGTACGTGACCTTCATCTACGCGGGGCTCCGCAAGAGCCCGAAGAACTTCATCAAGAACTCGCTCTTCCCCTCGGGCGTCCCGCCGTTCCTCTACATCATCGTCACGCCGCTGGAGTTCCTCTCCACCTTCATCATCCGGCCGGTCACGCTGACGCTGCGACTGCTGATGAACATGATCGTCGGGCACCTCATGCTCGTGCTGTTCTTCTCGGCGACGCAGTTCTTCCTCTTCACCGCCGACGGCTTGTGGAAGGCCTTCGGCGTCGGCACCCTCGCCTTCGGGCTGGCGTTCACTCTCTTCGAGATGCTGGTCGCCTTCCTGCAGGCCTACGTCTTCACGATCCTCACCGCGGTCTACATCCAGCTCGCGGTCGCGGAAGAGCACTGA
- the atpE gene encoding ATP synthase F0 subunit C, with product MDATTVLAQVTGSIATVGYGLAAIGPAIGVGIVVGKTIEGVARQPELAGRLQVLMWIGIAFTEALAFIGIATGFIFGA from the coding sequence GTGGATGCAACTACGGTTCTCGCCCAGGTCACCGGTTCGATCGCGACCGTCGGCTACGGCCTCGCCGCCATCGGCCCCGCCATCGGCGTGGGCATCGTCGTCGGCAAGACCATCGAGGGCGTCGCTCGTCAGCCCGAGCTGGCCGGTCGCCTCCAGGTCCTGATGTGGATCGGTATCGCGTTCACCGAGGCGCTCGCGTTCATCGGCATCGCCACCGGCTTCATCTTCGGCGCCTGA
- a CDS encoding F0F1 ATP synthase subunit B, with the protein MLNALVTLAAEEGESQNPLLPAYYDIIWSAVCFIVILAVFWRIVLPRMQKLLDERAAAIEGNIAKADEAQRKAEAALEEYTAQLADARREAGEIRDAAREDGKKIVAEAKDAAASEAARITATAHAQIEAERQSALVSLRSEVGTLALDLAGGVIGETLSDDAKAQAVVDRFLAELEADEAAKAATGQKQGL; encoded by the coding sequence ATGCTGAACGCTCTTGTCACTCTCGCTGCGGAAGAGGGTGAGTCGCAGAACCCGCTGCTGCCGGCGTACTACGACATCATCTGGTCCGCGGTGTGCTTCATCGTCATCCTGGCGGTGTTCTGGCGCATCGTTCTGCCGCGCATGCAGAAGCTGCTCGACGAGCGCGCTGCCGCGATCGAGGGCAACATCGCCAAGGCCGACGAGGCCCAGCGCAAGGCCGAGGCCGCGCTCGAGGAGTACACCGCACAGCTCGCCGACGCCCGGCGTGAAGCCGGCGAGATCCGCGATGCCGCCCGCGAGGACGGCAAGAAGATCGTCGCCGAGGCGAAGGACGCCGCAGCCTCCGAGGCCGCGCGCATCACCGCCACCGCGCACGCTCAGATCGAGGCGGAGCGGCAGTCGGCTCTGGTGTCGCTGCGGAGCGAGGTGGGCACGCTCGCCCTCGACCTCGCCGGTGGTGTGATCGGTGAGACCCTCTCCGACGACGCCAAGGCGCAGGCGGTCGTGGACCGCTTCCTCGCCGAGCTCGAGGCCGACGAGGCCGCCAAGGCCGCAACCGGTCAGAAGCAGGGCCTCTGA
- a CDS encoding F0F1 ATP synthase subunit delta, translated as MGSATTQARVSGIAALDAAAITDLAVARELFGVARAVGQTPQLASALADAAAPAPARQKVVDDVFGRQVSAITRTLLGAVVAERWSSAADLVEGIEELAVRAAAVAEPQADVEADLFAFSRVVADNGELELALGSRLGDPAAKGRLVSSLLAGRASASAIVIADALVQQPRERRVRQLLTWAMRIVADQRGRKVATVVTAVALSDAQIERLARTLSARYGTEVSINTVVDPTVVGGLRVQIADDVIDASVSSRLADLRQRLAG; from the coding sequence ATGGGAAGCGCGACCACGCAGGCCCGGGTGTCGGGCATCGCTGCACTGGATGCCGCGGCGATCACCGACCTCGCCGTGGCGCGTGAGCTCTTCGGGGTCGCTCGTGCCGTGGGTCAGACCCCGCAGCTGGCATCGGCCCTCGCCGACGCGGCGGCGCCTGCGCCGGCCCGACAGAAGGTCGTCGACGACGTCTTCGGGCGTCAGGTGTCGGCCATCACGCGCACCCTGCTGGGCGCCGTGGTCGCAGAGCGCTGGTCGTCGGCCGCCGACCTCGTGGAGGGCATCGAGGAGCTGGCGGTGCGTGCCGCCGCCGTGGCGGAACCGCAGGCCGACGTCGAGGCCGACCTGTTCGCTTTCTCCCGCGTCGTCGCCGACAACGGCGAGCTCGAGCTCGCGCTCGGCAGCCGTCTGGGCGACCCGGCGGCGAAGGGCCGGCTCGTGTCCTCCCTGCTCGCAGGCCGCGCAAGCGCGTCGGCGATCGTCATCGCCGACGCCCTCGTGCAGCAGCCCCGCGAGCGCCGCGTGCGTCAGCTCCTGACCTGGGCGATGCGCATCGTCGCCGACCAGCGCGGCCGCAAGGTCGCCACGGTCGTCACCGCCGTCGCTCTCAGCGACGCGCAGATCGAGCGTCTGGCACGGACGCTCTCGGCCCGCTACGGCACCGAGGTATCGATCAACACCGTCGTCGACCCGACCGTGGTCGGCGGGCTGCGCGTGCAGATCGCCGACGACGTGATCGACGCCAGTGTGTCGTCGCGCCTCGCCGACCTCCGCCAGCGGCTGGCCGGCTAA